The DNA window GGGTGAGTCAAAGAAAGTTGCTATGAAAATAAATGTTCAATTTCAACTTTTTATTTATTAGCGATTCCATAATTTGAGTTTTTGCTTCTTTTATACCTCTTTTGTGTTTTCTCCTTGAGGAGAAATTATAAGGTAAAAACTCAAATTATTATTTTTATGTTTTAGTACTTTTGATTTGCTTATAAAACCAAAACCCTGTCCATACCGTCATTGCGAAGGAAGAATGACTGTGGCAATCTGATGAATAAGAGTAGGATGCTTTCTTTACTACCTCTGCTAAAAAGCCCGAGATTGTCGCGGTCGTATCTCCCTCACAATGACGACTTTATGGGTTGTTGCTGTAGGGATTGTTTATTTGTTTATCTGGTGATTTGTTTATCTGTTTTTTCGTAACACATAACTCTAAGTACTTTAGGCACTTTAAGTACTCTAAGTACTTCTTTTTGTTTATTCGTAACACATAACTTTCGAAGCGAAGCAAGTCCGTAGGATTACCTTTTAGTTTTTACCTTTTAGTTTTTACCTTTAAGTACTTTAGGCACTCTAGGCACTTTAAGTACTTCTTTATGTTTATCCGTAACTCTTAATTTTTCACTTTTAGTTGTTAGCTTTTGCCTTGTCTTGTCTGCCTTGTCTTAGTCCTGTGATTCAGGATATCGTACTTTCCTACTTTTATTTTCTCATTAACACATTCTTTCATTCATTTCTCAATAAATTTTATTACCTTTGAAAAATAATCTTTGTTAATATTACGTTTTTTTTATTAAACTGTTTGACAAAATACTTTATAATTAATGCCATATTAAATTGATATGAAATTTTTAAAAAACGAAAACGAAAATAATGAAATTCAGATAAAAGAATCTATTCCTGGTATTAGCCATAGAACAATTGAAAAAATAAAAAAAGCATGGGAAGAATCAGGTAATGCACCACCAAAAATTAGAATGGATATTCCTAAAGAGGATGAAGGTTTATTAAAACAAATAATGCAAGATTGTATTTTAGAAAAGGGTGGAGAACTGACTAATAAATCCAGAATTGTTCATCTTGGGATGATTTATCTTCATTCTACAAAGGAAGGTAAAGAAAAAATTTTAAATATACTTGCTTCTGATTTTGATGTGGATATTGAAAAACTTAATAAAAGTATAAAGGAATTAAAAACAATAAAAGATGAGAAAAATTTAATAAAAGCTGAACTAAATCTTAGGGAAGCACTTGTACCACCTGTTACAAAATTATTAAGACAGTTTATTACACTTCCGAATGGTTTTATTTTTTTAAAAGATATGCGAAGAGAGATTTTAAAATTAGAAAAGAAATTTCCTCGCTTTAAAAAGTTGGATATTGATATAAAAAATTTATTAAAAGGATATTTTGACATTAATCTTTTAGATTTAAAAGAAATAACATGGAATTCTCCGGCTGCTTTATTAGAAAACCTAAAAGAGTTTGAAGCTGTTCATGAAATAACATCATGGAAAGCTTTAAAATATCGCTTGCATTCTGATCACCGTATTTTCGCATTTATTCATCATAGAATGCCTAACGAGCCTTTGGTTTTTGTGGAGGTAGCACTCGTTAATGGAATTGCAGGTAATATCAATAAGTTGC is part of the Bacteroidota bacterium genome and encodes:
- a CDS encoding malonyl-CoA decarboxylase family protein, with the translated sequence MKFLKNENENNEIQIKESIPGISHRTIEKIKKAWEESGNAPPKIRMDIPKEDEGLLKQIMQDCILEKGGELTNKSRIVHLGMIYLHSTKEGKEKILNILASDFDVDIEKLNKSIKELKTIKDEKNLIKAELNLREALVPPVTKLLRQFITLPNGFIFLKDMRREILKLEKKFPRFKKLDIDIKNLLKGYFDINLLDLKEITWNSPAALLENLKEFEAVHEITSWKALKYRLHSDHRIFAFIHHRMPNEPLVFVEVALVNGIAGNINKLLNEDTQAIDPEKVDTAIFYSISSTQKGLRGINFGNFLIKQVVNKLSKELPNLKCFATLSPIPKFIDWLGENINTKGADFFTKEESKKIRRIALKRNTIVAFLRILNSEKWYENTKKVDAIRTPLMRLCTHYLINEKKGNKTYDPVANFHLRNGAKVQQLNWLGDISQKGIEQSAGIMVNYYYEVSKIVSNHESYISEAKVHASKAVRDLLKK